The proteins below come from a single Arthrobacter sp. zg-Y1171 genomic window:
- the recO gene encoding DNA repair protein RecO, translated as MAKSFASRTYRDDAVVLRTHKLGEADRILVLLTREHGQVRAVAKGVRRTSSKFGARLEPFMVAELLLSHGRNLDIVTQAQTKGAYGHGIAADYARYTAAAAIAETAERLTDIDGESAKAHYQLVIGAFAALSRGSHAPELILDSYLLRALSTAGWAPSFTDCARCGAAGPHTAFSAPLGGAVCPACRPPGSASPSPETMVLLGALLTGDWPTADASGPQPRHESAGLVAGYLQWHLERVLRSLQHVERV; from the coding sequence GTGGCCAAATCCTTTGCATCCCGCACCTATCGGGATGACGCGGTTGTCCTGCGCACCCACAAGCTGGGCGAAGCGGACCGCATCCTCGTCCTCCTCACCCGCGAGCACGGGCAGGTGCGTGCCGTGGCCAAAGGCGTTCGGCGGACCTCCAGCAAGTTCGGTGCCCGGCTGGAACCCTTCATGGTCGCCGAACTGCTGCTCTCGCACGGCCGGAACCTGGACATTGTGACCCAGGCCCAGACCAAGGGCGCCTACGGGCACGGCATCGCAGCCGATTACGCCCGCTACACGGCGGCGGCCGCCATTGCCGAAACCGCGGAGCGGCTGACCGACATTGACGGCGAATCCGCGAAGGCCCACTACCAGCTGGTGATCGGCGCCTTTGCGGCCCTCAGCCGCGGCTCCCACGCCCCGGAACTGATCCTGGATTCCTATCTGCTGCGCGCCCTGTCCACCGCCGGGTGGGCACCGAGTTTTACCGACTGTGCGCGCTGCGGAGCCGCCGGCCCGCACACCGCCTTCTCCGCACCGCTGGGCGGCGCTGTTTGTCCCGCCTGCCGCCCGCCGGGCTCGGCGTCGCCGTCCCCGGAAACAATGGTGCTGCTGGGGGCGCTGCTCACCGGCGACTGGCCCACTGCCGACGCCTCCGGCCCGCAGCCGCGCCATGAATCCGCCGGCCTGGTGGCCGGATATCTTCAGTGGCACCTGGAACGGGTGCTGCGGTCCCTTCAACATGTGGAGCGTGTCTGA